The following proteins come from a genomic window of Galactobacillus timonensis:
- a CDS encoding alpha-amylase family glycosyl hydrolase: protein MREPLSFYQVFVRNCSAEGTLKRVEYDLNRIKAMGFDYVYLLPVHPIGEKGRKGTYGSPYAIADYDAVDPDLGTMDDFLDLVHAAHARGLKVMMDIVLHHSAADHPWVKKHPSWYAKENAVADWSDVRDFNFESEELRETLLDSLLHWVEDGVDGFRCDVASLVPLSFWKDLRSRAKMLNPQFVMLAESVESPFVLWMRSKGIDALSDGELAQAFDDLYPYTVREEMEDAVTHSNLVPYEKAVNQLLASLPSSTREIWYLENHDRKRIYSLLNENETKFRNWLAWSFFMPGDAFVYNGQEAYAIHQPSLFEKDPIDWSKRDQKLEETIAAYNRMRRKMMGQIRCGFFIENDAMFETALYGETETFAGLYNVRGRGGLLHTHLKNDEYLNVLTGKPVTITDGDVAADALPALLKISPDSWNLQ from the coding sequence ATGAGGGAGCCGCTGAGCTTTTATCAGGTATTTGTGCGTAATTGCAGCGCGGAAGGCACCTTGAAGCGGGTGGAATATGATCTTAACCGGATCAAAGCTATGGGCTTCGATTATGTCTATCTTCTGCCCGTGCATCCGATCGGAGAAAAGGGACGGAAGGGGACCTATGGCTCCCCGTATGCGATCGCGGATTATGATGCGGTTGATCCGGATCTTGGGACGATGGATGATTTCCTGGATCTTGTACATGCGGCGCATGCGCGGGGACTGAAGGTGATGATGGACATTGTTCTTCATCACAGCGCTGCCGATCATCCGTGGGTGAAGAAACATCCGTCCTGGTATGCGAAGGAAAATGCGGTGGCAGACTGGAGCGATGTGCGCGACTTTAACTTTGAAAGCGAAGAGCTGAGAGAGACGCTTCTGGACAGTCTTCTGCACTGGGTGGAAGACGGCGTGGACGGGTTCCGCTGTGATGTGGCGTCGCTGGTTCCGCTGTCTTTCTGGAAGGATCTGCGCTCTCGGGCGAAGATGCTGAATCCGCAGTTTGTGATGCTTGCGGAGAGTGTTGAAAGTCCGTTTGTGCTCTGGATGCGCTCCAAAGGCATTGATGCGCTGAGTGATGGCGAGCTGGCACAGGCATTCGATGATCTTTATCCCTACACGGTCAGGGAAGAAATGGAAGATGCCGTGACGCATTCGAATCTGGTTCCGTATGAAAAGGCGGTTAACCAGCTGCTGGCTTCGCTTCCTTCTTCGACGCGTGAGATCTGGTATCTGGAGAATCATGATCGTAAGCGGATCTATTCGCTGCTGAACGAGAACGAAACAAAGTTCAGAAACTGGCTGGCGTGGTCGTTCTTCATGCCGGGGGATGCCTTTGTCTATAACGGACAGGAGGCGTATGCGATTCATCAGCCGTCGCTGTTCGAGAAGGATCCGATCGACTGGTCGAAGCGGGATCAGAAGCTGGAGGAAACGATTGCGGCCTACAACCGGATGCGCCGGAAAATGATGGGGCAGATCCGCTGCGGCTTTTTCATAGAAAATGATGCGATGTTTGAAACGGCTCTGTACGGGGAGACGGAAACCTTCGCGGGTCTTTACAATGTGCGCGGAAGAGGCGGTCTTCTGCATACGCATCTGAAGAATGATGAATATCTGAATGTGCTCACCGGTAAGCCGGTGACGATCACAGACGGTGATGTGGCTGCGGATGCGCTTCCGGCATTACTGAAGATCAGTCCGGATTCCTGGAACCTTCAATAA